Proteins encoded in a region of the Elizabethkingia bruuniana genome:
- a CDS encoding peptidoglycan recognition family protein translates to MKYLKLIGILLLFSAKLKAQTDAINIIQRPIEFNQVRIDLSLDYMRTHYGIVQKAPTINPLMIVLHYTEVGTLEHNIRYFNNTYLNGRKNLSRESALNVSSQFIIDRDGSIYQLMPPNQFARHTIGLNYCAIGVENIGGSKQPLTEAQVEANAKLIRYLTKKYSIQYLIGHSEYGTFRSSSLWKEKNLNYFTEKYDPGAGFMQKVRAKIQDLHLKSTP, encoded by the coding sequence ATGAAATATTTAAAACTGATAGGTATACTGCTGTTATTTTCAGCAAAGCTAAAAGCTCAAACGGATGCCATTAATATTATTCAGAGACCAATAGAATTCAATCAGGTGCGTATTGATCTTAGTCTCGACTATATGCGCACCCATTATGGCATTGTACAGAAAGCACCAACAATAAATCCTTTAATGATTGTACTTCATTATACAGAAGTTGGTACGTTGGAGCATAATATCCGGTATTTTAATAATACTTACCTCAACGGGCGTAAAAATCTGTCTCGTGAAAGTGCACTGAATGTCTCTTCACAATTCATTATTGATCGTGATGGCAGCATTTATCAGTTAATGCCACCTAATCAGTTTGCAAGACATACGATAGGACTTAATTATTGTGCTATAGGTGTTGAGAATATCGGAGGTAGTAAACAGCCTCTGACAGAAGCACAGGTAGAAGCCAATGCAAAACTGATCCGCTACCTTACCAAAAAGTATTCTATACAGTATCTTATTGGTCATTCCGAATATGGTACATTCCGGAGTTCATCTCTATGGAAAGAGAAGAATCTTAATTATTTTACTGAAAAGTATGATCCCGGAGCTGGTTTTATGCAAAAAGTAAGAGCCAAGATCCAGGATCTTCATTTGAAAAGTACCCCATAA
- the hisF gene encoding imidazole glycerol phosphate synthase subunit HisF: protein MLKKRIIPCLDIKDGRTVKGINFEGLRDAGDPVVLAQKYVEEGADELVFLDISATQEKRKTLADLVERIAQEINIPFTVGGGINSVEDAATIIKAGADKISVNSSAVKDPQLISDLAARFGSQCVVVAIDTKSMNGTEKVFVSGGKIETELETLIWAKEAETLGAGEILLTSMNADGTKAGFALDITQQIAQLVNIPIIASGGAGKMEDFKEVFEQTKASGALAASIFHFGEVPIPQLKQYLTQQNIPVRWK from the coding sequence ATGCTAAAAAAGAGAATCATACCCTGCCTGGATATAAAAGACGGAAGAACCGTAAAGGGCATTAACTTCGAGGGATTACGCGATGCCGGTGATCCGGTAGTATTGGCTCAGAAATATGTAGAAGAAGGAGCAGATGAACTGGTATTTCTGGACATTTCTGCTACGCAGGAAAAACGTAAAACATTGGCTGATTTAGTCGAAAGGATTGCGCAGGAAATTAATATTCCGTTTACTGTAGGCGGTGGAATCAACTCCGTAGAAGATGCGGCAACTATTATAAAAGCAGGTGCTGATAAAATTTCTGTAAACTCTTCAGCAGTTAAAGATCCGCAGCTGATCAGTGATCTCGCAGCTCGTTTTGGCAGTCAGTGTGTTGTTGTCGCCATAGATACCAAAAGTATGAATGGTACAGAAAAAGTATTTGTAAGCGGTGGAAAAATAGAAACGGAGCTTGAAACCTTAATCTGGGCAAAAGAAGCTGAAACACTGGGTGCCGGAGAAATCCTGCTAACGTCTATGAATGCTGACGGTACAAAGGCAGGATTTGCATTGGATATTACACAGCAAATTGCCCAGCTAGTCAATATCCCTATAATTGCATCCGGAGGAGCCGGTAAAATGGAAGACTTTAAAGAAGTTTTTGAGCAAACCAAAGCCAGTGGTGCTTTAGCAGCGAGTATATTTCACTTTGGTGAAGTACCAATTCCACAACTTAAACAATATCTAACTCAACAAAATATTCCGGTAAGATGGAAATAG
- a CDS encoding S41 family peptidase has translation MKKLYVSLLAAFAILQVSAQEKSYFLSGPSLSPDGKTAYFSYDGDIWKVDSNGGNASRITALEGEEINPRISPDGKWLAFSSNQYGNYDVYLMPAEGGTIKQLTFHTGKDEVENWGWDSKTIYFTSSRNNNFGSFKTTIEGKTPQKLFNNYFNNTNGLAETPAGEYLFTSSMESANQTYRKRYKGENNPDILGYNPKASTFKQYTNYEGKDFNPSVDKNGIIYFISDENNNEYNLYKIENGKKVALTQFDASIKKPFVAANGSKVIFEKDYQLYIYDVASKNTKLLNASLNTNKTLEKEQNFSVDNTISYYDVSPDGKKMAFVSRGVLFVSDVEGKFTQQVSDGKERVMEVKWLKDNRTLLFSQTDKGYQNWFTISADGKGQLKQLTHDARNNRSITLNNDLSKAVYLSGRDEVRLLDLKTFNSNTIVKDEIWAFQNSRPSFSPNNEYVLFSAKRNFELDIFVYNIKKGQTINLTNTGVSEEDPYWSPNGKYIYFASDRTNPSYPLGMQKSNIYRMALDWFDEPYKSEKFDKLFTEEAKESKPADTAKDTKNSKDKKAKETKKEEVTDKKEEKEPVIKELKVNPEYALERIELVTDRYGYQEDPTVFADDKKEILLYNSNQDNGKRQLYKKIFTDFEPAKSEKVFDKAAYYITKNNKNLFALIEGNIYKMSLAALKPEKVNIQYTFNKDLASEFTQMYDETWTGVEENFYDEKFHGINWKAKKEQYAKYVPYVNNRNDLRILLNDLLGELNSSHTGFSSVGKEETKQLNYFTNETGIIFKKDQPYTVESIVRKSPAFLSGVDIKPGDQLVTVNGKNIDTRENRESYFATPKKLDELVLTFNRGGKNITTKVHPISNMELKGLLYDDWIFTNRQRVNQLSNNRIAYSYMKNMSTDELDRFLLDMVEQENRKDAVILDLRYNTGGNVHDKVLNFLSQKPYLQWKYREGKMTTQPNFAPSGKPIVLLINESSLSDAEMTAAGFKALKLGKIIGQDTYRWIIFTSGKGLVDGSSYRLPSWGTYTLDGQNLEKTGVKPDIYIKNTFMDRLQGNDPQLDRAIQEILKDLKK, from the coding sequence ATGAAAAAACTTTATGTTTCACTATTAGCCGCCTTTGCAATTCTTCAGGTTTCGGCGCAGGAAAAGTCTTATTTTCTATCGGGTCCTTCACTAAGTCCAGATGGAAAAACTGCTTATTTTTCCTATGACGGAGATATCTGGAAAGTAGACTCCAATGGTGGAAATGCCTCCAGAATTACTGCTTTAGAAGGAGAAGAGATAAATCCACGTATTTCTCCTGACGGAAAATGGCTTGCATTCAGCTCCAATCAGTACGGAAATTATGATGTCTATCTAATGCCTGCAGAAGGTGGAACTATAAAGCAATTAACCTTTCACACAGGAAAAGATGAAGTAGAAAACTGGGGATGGGACAGCAAAACTATTTACTTTACTTCAAGCAGAAATAATAATTTCGGCAGTTTCAAAACAACTATAGAAGGGAAAACTCCGCAAAAGCTTTTCAACAATTATTTTAATAATACCAATGGTCTTGCAGAAACTCCTGCGGGGGAATATCTTTTCACTAGCTCTATGGAAAGTGCGAATCAGACATACCGTAAGCGTTACAAAGGAGAAAATAACCCTGATATTCTGGGTTATAATCCAAAAGCCAGTACTTTTAAACAATACACCAATTACGAAGGAAAAGATTTCAATCCAAGTGTAGATAAAAACGGTATTATTTATTTTATCTCTGATGAGAATAATAACGAATACAATCTTTATAAGATAGAGAATGGTAAAAAAGTAGCGTTAACACAATTTGACGCGTCTATTAAAAAACCTTTTGTTGCAGCAAACGGATCTAAGGTAATCTTCGAAAAAGACTATCAGCTTTACATATATGATGTAGCTTCAAAAAACACAAAACTTTTGAATGCTAGTCTGAATACAAATAAAACATTGGAAAAAGAGCAGAACTTTAGTGTAGACAATACTATTTCCTATTACGATGTGTCACCTGACGGTAAAAAAATGGCTTTTGTAAGCCGCGGTGTACTGTTTGTTTCAGATGTTGAAGGAAAATTCACACAGCAAGTTTCTGACGGCAAAGAGCGTGTAATGGAAGTAAAATGGTTAAAAGATAACCGCACATTACTTTTCAGTCAGACCGATAAAGGCTATCAGAACTGGTTTACAATTTCTGCAGACGGAAAAGGACAACTAAAGCAATTAACTCACGATGCCCGCAATAACCGCAGTATCACACTTAATAATGATCTTTCAAAAGCTGTTTATTTAAGCGGCCGTGATGAAGTCAGATTATTGGATTTAAAAACCTTTAATTCCAATACTATTGTAAAAGATGAGATTTGGGCATTCCAAAATTCAAGACCTTCTTTTTCACCGAATAATGAATATGTATTATTCTCTGCAAAAAGAAATTTTGAACTGGACATCTTTGTCTACAACATTAAGAAAGGTCAGACCATAAATCTTACCAATACCGGAGTTTCTGAGGAAGATCCTTATTGGTCACCAAATGGGAAGTATATCTACTTTGCAAGTGACAGAACCAACCCATCCTACCCTCTAGGTATGCAGAAATCCAATATTTACCGTATGGCTCTGGATTGGTTCGACGAGCCTTATAAATCTGAAAAGTTTGATAAACTTTTTACAGAGGAAGCAAAGGAATCTAAACCTGCAGACACTGCAAAGGACACAAAAAACAGTAAGGATAAAAAGGCTAAAGAAACTAAAAAAGAAGAAGTTACTGACAAAAAAGAAGAGAAAGAACCTGTAATTAAGGAATTAAAAGTTAACCCCGAATATGCTCTGGAAAGAATTGAACTGGTAACTGACAGATATGGTTATCAAGAAGATCCAACAGTTTTCGCTGATGATAAAAAAGAAATTCTGTTGTATAATTCCAATCAGGACAACGGAAAAAGGCAACTTTATAAAAAGATTTTCACTGATTTTGAACCTGCGAAATCCGAGAAGGTATTTGATAAAGCAGCTTATTATATCACAAAGAATAATAAAAATCTTTTTGCATTAATAGAAGGTAATATTTATAAAATGTCTTTAGCGGCTTTAAAACCTGAAAAAGTAAACATCCAGTATACTTTTAATAAAGATCTGGCTTCGGAATTTACTCAGATGTATGATGAAACCTGGACAGGTGTTGAGGAAAACTTTTATGACGAGAAATTCCACGGCATTAACTGGAAAGCTAAAAAGGAACAATATGCCAAGTACGTTCCGTATGTAAACAACAGAAATGATCTGAGAATTTTACTGAATGACCTTCTGGGGGAGCTTAATTCTTCACACACCGGATTCTCTTCAGTCGGAAAAGAAGAAACCAAACAGCTGAATTACTTTACAAACGAAACAGGAATTATCTTTAAGAAAGACCAGCCTTATACAGTAGAAAGTATTGTACGGAAATCACCTGCATTCCTGTCCGGAGTGGACATTAAGCCGGGAGATCAGTTAGTAACTGTAAATGGCAAAAATATCGATACCCGTGAAAACCGTGAATCTTATTTTGCTACTCCTAAAAAATTGGATGAATTAGTTCTTACTTTCAACCGTGGTGGAAAAAACATCACAACAAAAGTACATCCTATTTCGAATATGGAGTTAAAAGGATTGCTTTATGATGACTGGATTTTCACCAACCGTCAGCGTGTTAACCAGCTTAGTAACAATCGTATTGCTTATTCGTATATGAAAAATATGTCTACAGATGAGCTGGATCGCTTCCTACTGGATATGGTAGAACAGGAGAACAGAAAAGATGCTGTCATTCTCGATTTGCGATATAACACAGGTGGAAACGTTCATGATAAAGTACTAAACTTCTTATCACAGAAACCTTATCTGCAGTGGAAATACCGTGAAGGAAAAATGACAACACAGCCAAACTTTGCTCCTTCCGGAAAGCCTATAGTATTACTAATTAATGAAAGTTCTTTAAGTGATGCAGAGATGACAGCAGCCGGGTTTAAAGCCTTGAAACTTGGAAAAATTATAGGACAGGATACTTACCGCTGGATCATCTTTACTTCAGGAAAAGGTCTTGTAGATGGATCTTCTTACAGACTACCTTCCTGGGGAACTTATACACTGGACGGACAGAATCTGGAAAAGACTGGTGTAAAACCAGACATTTATATTAAAAACACCTTTATGGACCGACTACAGGGGAATGATCCACAACTTGACCGGGCCATTCAGGAAATATTAAAAGATTTAAAAAAATAA
- a CDS encoding sulfite exporter TauE/SafE family protein — MTESFVLLMLLGFGIGTLGTLIGAGGGFILVPILILFYPDLSPESITAISMAVVAANASVGSMAYMRTKRIDYKAGIIFAIATIPGSILGVLTTKHIPKHQFDNIFGIVLIILSIFLFLRGGKEKKNSSEKKVTGRIHQKITDKYGETYEYIYNMKYGIALSIFVGFFSPLLGIGGGIIHVPAMVEWLQFPVHIATATSHFILAIMSTVSVIVHYFEGSYNDPKILKMVAALILGVIPGAFLGAYFSRKVKGKFIIKALAISLALVGIRILIASLHLL; from the coding sequence ATGACAGAAAGCTTTGTACTTTTAATGCTATTAGGATTTGGTATCGGAACTTTAGGAACATTAATCGGAGCCGGTGGCGGCTTTATTCTCGTTCCTATCCTTATTCTCTTTTATCCGGACCTGTCACCGGAAAGTATTACAGCAATATCTATGGCGGTAGTTGCAGCCAATGCCTCTGTAGGCTCTATGGCTTATATGCGGACTAAAAGAATAGATTATAAGGCAGGAATTATTTTCGCAATTGCTACTATTCCGGGATCTATACTAGGAGTTCTGACCACCAAACACATCCCAAAACATCAGTTTGATAATATTTTTGGTATTGTATTAATTATTCTTTCCATATTTCTTTTTCTGAGAGGGGGAAAAGAGAAAAAGAACAGTAGTGAAAAGAAAGTTACAGGTAGAATTCATCAGAAAATTACAGATAAGTATGGTGAAACTTATGAATATATCTACAATATGAAATATGGTATAGCCCTTAGTATATTTGTAGGCTTCTTCTCCCCTCTTCTAGGGATTGGCGGTGGTATTATTCATGTACCAGCAATGGTGGAATGGTTACAGTTCCCGGTACATATAGCTACAGCAACATCGCATTTTATTCTGGCGATTATGTCCACTGTAAGCGTTATAGTACATTATTTCGAAGGTAGCTACAATGACCCAAAGATTCTGAAGATGGTAGCTGCTCTTATTTTGGGCGTTATTCCCGGAGCCTTCTTGGGTGCATATTTTTCCAGAAAGGTAAAAGGGAAATTCATTATAAAAGCTCTGGCTATTTCACTGGCTCTTGTAGGTATTCGTATTCTTATTGCCAGTCTGCACCTTCTTTAA
- the hisIE gene encoding bifunctional phosphoribosyl-AMP cyclohydrolase/phosphoribosyl-ATP diphosphatase HisIE encodes MEIDFNKNKDGLVPVIIQNYLTEQVLMLGYMNPEAYSKTKEEGKVTFFSRSKNRLWTKGETSGNFLEVKEILLDCDQDTLLIKVKPNGPTCHTGSTSCFGDQSKKGFVYELQQVISDRIDNNVESSYTNQLYKRGINKVAQKVGEEAVEVVIEAKDNNDDLFKNESADLLYHYLILLKAKGFSLEDIEAVLRERH; translated from the coding sequence ATGGAAATAGATTTTAATAAAAACAAAGATGGTTTAGTTCCGGTTATTATCCAGAACTATTTGACTGAGCAGGTTCTTATGCTGGGTTATATGAATCCTGAAGCCTATAGCAAAACCAAAGAAGAAGGAAAAGTTACCTTCTTTTCCCGCTCAAAAAACAGGTTATGGACAAAAGGAGAAACTTCCGGGAATTTTCTGGAAGTAAAAGAAATCTTATTAGATTGCGATCAGGATACTTTACTGATTAAAGTAAAACCCAATGGTCCTACTTGCCATACTGGCAGTACCTCTTGCTTTGGTGATCAGTCCAAAAAAGGTTTTGTGTATGAATTGCAACAGGTAATCTCTGACAGAATCGATAACAATGTCGAAAGCTCCTATACCAATCAACTATACAAAAGAGGTATTAATAAAGTAGCTCAAAAAGTTGGTGAAGAAGCCGTGGAGGTAGTAATTGAAGCTAAAGACAATAATGACGATTTATTTAAAAATGAATCAGCGGACCTACTTTACCACTATCTTATTCTTTTAAAAGCAAAAGGTTTTTCACTAGAAGACATTGAAGCGGTATTACGCGAAAGACATTAA
- a CDS encoding TIGR02117 family protein translates to MRKILIWSLKLMGSIISIVILYLLLGYLIPYIPVKAEKTDDPKLIEAYIMTNGVHTDLVVPVKNELMDWSQKILFSQTKGKNTDFNYIAFGWGDKGFYLDTPTWADLKFSTAFKAAFWMGQSAMHATYYRGMKEGEDCKKIMLTVAQYKRLVEYIDSKFDKDQQGNYMFIPTNAVYGNDDAFYDAKGSYNFLYTCNTWANDGLKTAGQKAALWTPSDFGIFQHYK, encoded by the coding sequence ATGCGTAAAATTTTAATATGGTCGCTTAAATTGATGGGTAGTATCATTAGTATAGTGATTTTATATCTCTTATTAGGCTATTTAATTCCTTATATTCCTGTGAAGGCTGAGAAAACAGATGACCCAAAGCTAATAGAAGCTTATATTATGACCAATGGAGTTCACACGGATCTGGTTGTTCCTGTAAAGAATGAATTAATGGATTGGAGTCAAAAGATTCTTTTCTCACAGACTAAAGGTAAGAATACTGATTTTAATTATATAGCTTTTGGATGGGGAGATAAGGGTTTTTATCTGGATACTCCGACATGGGCAGATCTGAAATTTTCTACAGCTTTTAAAGCTGCTTTCTGGATGGGACAATCTGCAATGCATGCGACCTATTACAGAGGAATGAAAGAAGGAGAGGACTGTAAAAAGATTATGCTTACTGTGGCACAATACAAGAGACTTGTAGAATATATTGATAGTAAATTTGATAAAGATCAGCAAGGAAATTATATGTTTATACCTACTAATGCTGTATATGGCAATGATGATGCTTTTTATGATGCAAAAGGTAGTTACAATTTCCTGTATACCTGTAATACATGGGCAAACGACGGACTGAAAACTGCCGGACAAAAAGCAGCACTATGGACACCAAGTGATTTCGGAATTTTCCAGCATTATAAGTAA
- the hisA gene encoding 1-(5-phosphoribosyl)-5-[(5-phosphoribosylamino)methylideneamino]imidazole-4-carboxamide isomerase: MRIIPAIDIIEGKCVRLSQGDYDTKKIYNENPLEVAKEFEDYGIRYLHLVDLDGAKSKQIINYRTLEELASKTSLQIDFGGGIKSQKDIDIAFECGAKQITGGSIAVQEPEIFTKWIEVYGSEKIILGADCKNRKIATHGWLESSELDVIDFIWDYKQKGISYVICTDIAKDGMLEGTSNKLYKEILADTDVKLIASGGVSNIEDLYLLKEIGCEGAILGKAIYEGRIKLKELRELIS, translated from the coding sequence ATGCGAATAATCCCGGCTATAGATATTATTGAAGGAAAATGTGTACGCCTGTCACAAGGAGATTATGACACCAAGAAAATTTATAATGAAAATCCTCTGGAAGTAGCCAAAGAGTTTGAAGACTATGGAATCCGGTATCTGCATCTTGTGGATCTGGATGGTGCAAAATCTAAACAGATTATCAACTACAGAACACTGGAAGAATTAGCATCAAAGACTTCATTACAGATTGATTTTGGTGGTGGTATCAAGTCTCAAAAAGATATTGATATTGCCTTTGAATGTGGTGCTAAACAAATTACCGGTGGAAGTATAGCTGTACAGGAGCCTGAAATATTTACTAAATGGATTGAGGTTTATGGGTCAGAGAAAATAATTTTGGGGGCCGATTGTAAAAATCGAAAAATTGCTACCCATGGCTGGCTGGAATCTTCGGAACTGGATGTTATAGATTTTATCTGGGATTATAAGCAAAAAGGTATTTCTTACGTTATATGTACAGATATTGCAAAAGATGGTATGCTGGAGGGAACCTCTAATAAGTTGTATAAAGAAATACTAGCAGACACTGATGTAAAACTTATTGCTTCCGGTGGAGTTTCCAATATAGAGGATCTGTATCTTCTTAAAGAAATAGGTTGTGAGGGTGCTATTCTCGGGAAAGCCATTTATGAGGGAAGAATAAAACTAAAAGAGCTTCGTGAATTAATTTCATAA
- a CDS encoding DsbA family oxidoreductase has protein sequence MSTDNKLHIEVWSDVVCPFCFIGKKHYEQALAQFEHADDVVLEWKSYQLDPEFVQPDERYDLEEGLAKKYNRPVEAIHAMQQQIANTAKESGLDFDFSKAVTFNTFQAHRVLHKAKEKGLGDKAKEAFFSDYFEKGQDLGNTDVLKAEALRIGLTEEDFNDAINNDDYAYKVKQDIQEAYELGVTGVPFFVFNRKYAVSGAQPSDAFLNTLKASYDDWKEKQKTTPFINVSEQGASCDINGNCD, from the coding sequence ATGAGCACAGATAATAAATTACATATTGAGGTTTGGAGTGATGTTGTATGTCCTTTCTGCTTTATCGGAAAAAAACATTACGAACAGGCTTTAGCACAATTTGAGCATGCTGACGATGTTGTACTGGAATGGAAAAGTTACCAATTGGATCCAGAGTTTGTACAGCCTGATGAAAGATATGATCTGGAAGAAGGTCTTGCTAAAAAGTATAACAGGCCTGTAGAAGCTATCCATGCAATGCAGCAGCAGATTGCTAATACAGCTAAGGAATCAGGCTTGGATTTCGATTTTAGTAAAGCAGTTACTTTTAATACATTTCAGGCGCACAGAGTACTTCATAAAGCGAAGGAAAAAGGATTGGGTGATAAAGCAAAAGAAGCATTCTTTTCAGACTATTTTGAAAAAGGACAAGACCTCGGTAACACCGATGTATTAAAAGCTGAAGCGCTGAGAATAGGACTTACTGAGGAAGACTTTAATGATGCTATCAATAATGACGATTATGCCTATAAAGTAAAACAAGATATTCAGGAAGCCTACGAACTAGGCGTTACAGGAGTACCATTCTTTGTTTTCAATCGTAAGTATGCAGTATCGGGAGCACAACCTTCGGATGCTTTCCTTAATACATTGAAAGCTTCTTATGACGACTGGAAAGAAAAACAAAAAACAACACCGTTTATCAATGTATCGGAGCAAGGCGCTTCATGCGATATTAACGGAAATTGTGATTAA